One region of Ailuropoda melanoleuca isolate Jingjing chromosome 19, ASM200744v2, whole genome shotgun sequence genomic DNA includes:
- the RAB23 gene encoding ras-related protein Rab-23: MLEEDMEVAIKMVVVGNGAVGKSSMIQRYCKGIFTKDYKKTIGVDFLERQIQVNDEDVRLMLWDTAGQEEFDAITKAYYRGAQACVLVFSTTDRESFEAVSSWREKVVAEVGDIPTVLVQNKIDLLDDSCIKNEEAEALAKKLKLRFYRTSVKEDLNVTEVFKYLAEKYLQKLKQQIAEDPELMHSSSNKIGVFNTSTGSHSGQNSSTLNGGDVINLRPNKQRTKKNRNPFSSCSIP; encoded by the exons ATGTTGGAGGAAGATATGGAAGTGGCCATCAAGATGGTGGTTGTAGGGAACGGAGCAGTTGGAAAATCAAGTATGATTCAGCGATATTGCAAAGGAATTTTTACAAAAGACTACAAGAAAACCATTGGAGTTGATTTTTTGGAGCGACAAATCCA AGTTAATGATGAAGATGTCAGACTAATGTTGTGGGATACAGCAGGTCAAGAGGAATTTGATGCAATAACAAAGGCCTACTATCGAG GAGCCCAGGCTTGTGTGCTTGTATTTTCTACCACAGACAGGGAATCTTTTGAAGCAGTTTCCAGTTGGAGAGAGAAAGTAGTAGCTGAAGTTGGAGATATACCAACTGTACTTGTGCAAAACAAGATTGATCTCTTGGATGATTCTTGTATAAAGAA tgaGGAAGCTGAGGCGCTGGCAAAAAAGTTAAAGCTAAGATTCTACAGAACATCCGTGAAAGAAGATCTAAATGTGACTGAAG tttttaaatatttggctgaaaaatatcttcaaaaactCAAACAGCAAATAGCTGAGGATCCAGAATTAATGCATTCAAGTAGTAACAAAATTG GTGTCTTTAATACATCTACTGGAAGTCACTCGGGTCAAAATTCAAGTACCCTTAATGGTGGAGATGTCATCAATCTTAGACCCAACAAACAGAGgaccaagaaaaacagaaatcctTTTAGCAGCTGTAGCATACCCTAA